One Punica granatum isolate Tunisia-2019 chromosome 3, ASM765513v2, whole genome shotgun sequence genomic window carries:
- the LOC116200474 gene encoding uncharacterized protein LOC116200474, whose protein sequence is MLQYWDYEEFVIHSFQDSLMGSALDWFMSLKAEDIPTWADLSRKFIDQYQYCAETPPALLELSMKEMAQGQRFEEYATKWRAQAAKHIPPIGEVQQIQLFHSTLRGVYYSHLLAHTSSFSDLIEAGKKLDLGIKLGRMEGPTSKGEEPSKKASTMTTSSSGRRGKEVTVNAVNPAHPTPQQYSVNFTPAPPVVPTYAPHALQYRPQSPTQSIYYSVPPPPLPPTVPWHVVHHCTPTPLQAPQYQPPTSRASQPTQRVPPPQGQQGGAAQPRPRRQYPSLPVLLSHIYQQLRASDKIGTIAPSPNFDPTTQDQSKQCEYHRGAPGHTLDTCWRLRERIQEMIDAKELSFNAVRPPNVQANPLPNHGQTQGPSINMINICVLGEDESGSDNPSPFIIEYVPAESTVGSTRLDTSPTSFVIDVPAKDPYLNNQVPWTYERGINNIEQQFSVMGMTRSRRVYENPVVSDKGKAPVVETGTAPEVASFLPKKVTDEEAEAFMKIIKVREYKVVEQMAKSPAHVSLLALLLSSELHREALLRVLTAA, encoded by the coding sequence ATGCTACAGTactgggattacgaggaattcgtcatccaCTCGTTTCAAGACAGTTTGATGGGGTCagctctcgattggttcatgtcgctaAAGGCCGAAGACATTCCAACATGGGCAGACCTTTCCCGGAAATTCATCGACCAATACCAGTACTGTGCGGAAACGCCTCCGGCTCTCTTGGAATTGAGCATGAAAGAGATGGCGCAAGGCCAAAGGTTTGAGGAGTACGCTaccaagtggcgtgcccaagcagcaaagcacatcccCCCAATCGGCGAAGTACAACAGATCCAGTTGTTCCATTCCACCctgagaggagtgtactattcgcACTTGTTGGCTCACACCTCTTCATTCTCCgatctcatcgaggccgggaaaaagcttgacTTGGGGATTAAGCTTGGCAGGATGGAAGGCCCCACCAGTAAAGGAGAAGAACCCTCGAAGAAGGCCTCTACAATGACGACATCTTCCAGCggaagaaggggaaaggaGGTTACAGTTAATGCTGTTAATCCAGCACATCCGACGCCCCAACAATATTCGGTAAATTTCACGCCTGCACCCCCCGTGGTCCCCACCTACGCTCCGCATGCGCTTCAATATCGACCTCAATCACCTACCCAATCGATCTACTACTCTGTACCGCCGCCCCCACTCCCACCTACGGTACCATGGCACGTTGTCCACCACTGCACCCCTACTCCACTCCAAGCCCCTCAATACCAACCGCCGACTTCGAGAGCTTCTCAGCCAACGCAACGGGTCCCACCCCCGCAAGGTCAACAGGGCGGTGCAGCACAACCGCGACCACGCAGACAATACCCATCCTTGCCGGTTCTACTTTCCCACATTTACCAACAACTCCGCGCGAGCGACAAGATCGGGACAATAGCGCCGAGCCCGAACTTCGACCCAACCAcccaagatcaaagcaagcagtgCGAGTACCATCGGGGGGCACCGGGGCATACCCTAGATACTTGTTGGAGGTTACGAGAGAggatccaggagatgattgatgcaaaGGAGCTCTCGTTCAACGCTGTAAGACCCCCGAATGTGCAAGCCAATCCCCTGCCCAATCACGGGCAAACCCAAGGGCCCTCTATCAATATGATCAACATTTGCGTTCTAGGAGAGGACGAGAGTGGATCAGACAATCCTTCCCCTTTCATAATCGAGTATGTACCGGCGGAATCCACAGTCGGGTCCACAAGGCTTGATACTTCACCCACCTCGTTTGTCATAGACGTCCCTGCTAAGGACCCCTATTTGAACAACCAGGTCCCCTGGACTTATGAAAGAGGTATCAACAACATCGAGCAACAGTTCAGTGTCATGGGCATGACACGCTCAAGGCGAGTGTATGAAAATCCGGTGGTCTCGGACAAAGGAAAGGCACCCGTCGTTGAAACTGGGACAGCACCCGAAGTCGCGTCCTTTCTGCCCAAGAAGGTAACTGACGAAGAAGCCGAAGCATTCATGAAGATCATAAAGGTGAGGGAGTACAAGGTAGTCGAACAGATGGCCAAGTCCCCGGCCCACGTCTCACTACTCGCTCTCCTCCTCAGTTCGGAATTGCACCGGGAAGCCCTCCTACGGGTGTTAACAGCTGCGTAA